Proteins encoded in a region of the Microtus ochrogaster isolate Prairie Vole_2 chromosome 19, MicOch1.0, whole genome shotgun sequence genome:
- the Gfm2 gene encoding ribosome-releasing factor 2, mitochondrial isoform X1: MFAVNNRKVFSVPLNTMCYCKIKAILKRSKTRVPLRRNYSSPAGVIGNDVKSLHSIISPPVAKIRNIGIMAHIDAGKTTTTERILYYSGYTRSLGDVDDGDTVTDFMAQERERGITIQSAAVTFDWKGYRVNLIDTPGHVDFTLEVERCLRVLDGAVAVFDASAGVEAQTLTVWKQADKHKIPRICFLNKMDKTGASFNYAVESIREKLKAKPLILQLPIGEARTFQGVVDVVNKEKLLWNSNSGDGKDFERKPLLETSDPELLKETIEARNSLIEQVADLDDEFADLVLGEFSDNFDLVPAEKLQTAIHRVTLARAAVPVLCGSALKNKGVQPLLDAITMYLPSPEEREYGFLQWYKGDLCALAFKVLHDKQRGPLVFLRIYSGTLKPQLAIHNINRNCTERMSRLLLPFADQHVEIPSLTAGNIALTVGLKQTATGDTIVSSKSSALAAARRAGRGEKKPGENNEAESLLLAGVEIPEPVFFCTIEPPSVAKQPDLDHALDRLQREDPSLKVRIDPDSGQTVLCGMGELHIEIIHDRIKREYGLETYLGPLQVAYRETILNSVRATDILDRTLGDKRHFVRADLEARPGEAPSSRAVIEYADCVSEDLVQASREAIENAVHSACLQGPLLGSPVQDVAITLHSLMIHPGTSTAMVNACVSRCVQKALKKAEKQVLEPLMSLEVTVTGDYLSPVLADLAQRRGNIQEIQTRQDSKVVIGFVPLAEMMGYSTVLRTLTSGSATFALEFSTYQAMSPQDQTALLNQRSGLAQVL; encoded by the exons ATGTTTGCAGTGAATAATCGGAAAGTATTCAGTGTACCTCTTAAT ACCATGTGCTACTGTAAAATAAAggcaattttaaaaagatcaaagACTCGGGTGCCTCTTCGAAGAAACTACAGCTCCCCAGCAG GTGTAATAGGAAATGATGTCAAATCCCTTCACTCCATCATTAGCCCTCCCGTGGCGAA AATCCGTAATATTGGAATTATGGCTCATATTGATGCAGGCAAAACTACTACCACAGAACGAATTCTGTACTATTCTGGATACACAAGATCATTGGGAG ATGTCGATGATGGAGACACGGTGACGGATTTCATGGCTCAAGAGCGAGAAAGAGGCATTACCATCCAGTCAGCAGCTGTGACATTTGACTGGAAAGGGTACAGAGTCAATTTGATTGACACACCAG GTCACGTGGACTTTACCTTGGAGGTTGAACGCTGCTTGAGAGTGTTGGACGGTGCAGTGGCCGTGTTTGATGCCTCCGCGGGTGTAGAG GCCCAGACTCTCACCGTGTGGAAGCAAGCTGACAAACATAAGATACCCCGGATCTGTTTTTTAAACAAGATGGACAAAACTGGAGCAAG TTTTAACTATGCCGTCGAAAGCATCAGGGAGAAGTTAAAGGCAAAGCCTCTGATTCTACAG CTGCCGATTGGTGAAGCCAGAACTTTCCAAGGAGTGGTGGATgtagtaaacaaagaaaaacttctcTGGAATTCTAACTCTGGTGATGGAAAAGACTTTGAGAGAAAACCCCTCTTGGAAACAAGTGATCCGGAATTGCTGAAGGAGACTATTGAAGCAAGGAACTCCTTAATTGAACAA GTTGCGGATTTGGATGATGAATTTGCTGACTTGGTTTTAGGAGAATTTAGTGACAATTTTGATTTGGTACCAGCTGAAAAG CTACAGACCGCAATACACAGAGTGACGCTGGCTCGGGCCGCAGTGCCTGTGCTGTGTGGGAGTGCCTTGAAGAACAAGGGTGTGCAGCCCTTGCTGGATGCCATCACTATGTACTTGCCGTCACCTGAGGAGCGCGAGTATGGCTTTCT GCAGTGGTATAAGGGTGACTTGTGTGCACTGGCATTTAAAGTACTGCACGACAAGCAGCGAGGACCCCTGGTTTTCCTGCGCATTTACTCGGGCACACTGAAGCCCCAGCTGGCCATCCATAACATCAACAGAAACTGCAC GGAGAGAATGAGTCGTCTGCTTTTGCCATTTGCTGACCAGCATGTAGAGATCCCTTCCTTGACTGCTGGTAACATTGCTTTGACGGTTGGTCTTAAACAA ACTGCCACTGGAGACACCATAGTCTCTTCCAAGTCCAGCGCCTTAGCTGCAGCCCGTCGAgcgggaaggggagaaaagaagccCGGGGAAAACAATGAAGCAGAGAGTCTGCTGTTGGCGGGGGTGGAGATCCCAGAACCTGTTTTCTTCTGCACCATAGAACCCCCATCAGTGGCTAAGCAACCAG ATTTGGATCATGCCTTGGACCGCCTTCAGCGTGAAGATCCCAGTTTGAAAGTGAGGATTGATCCTGACTCTGGACAA ACAGTCCTGTGTGGTATGGGGGAGTTACATATTGAGATTATTCATGACCGAATCAAGAGGGAATATGGCCTAGAGACCTATCTAGGGCCTCTGCAGGTGGCATACCGGGAAACCATCTTAAACTCAGTTCGTGCCacag ataTCCTAGACAGGACTTTAGGTGACAAGCGGCATTTTGTGAGAGCAGACCTGGAAGCCCGGCCAGGGGAAGCACCGTCCAGCAGGGCCGTGATTGAGTATGCTGACTGTGTCAGTGAAGACCTAGTGCAGGCCTCCCGAGAGGCCATTGAAAATGCAGTCCACAGTGCATGCCTCCAGG GACCTTTACTTGGATCCCCAGTTCAAGATGTAGCAATAACGTTACATTCATTGATGATTCACCCCGGCACCTCCACAGCTATGGTCAATGCCTGTGTCTCAAGATGTGTCCAGAAG GCCCTGAAGAAAGCTGAGAAGCAGGTGCTGGAGCCGCTGATGAGTCTTGAGGTCACAGTGACTGGAGATTACCTCAGCCCTGTCCTGGCAGACTTGGCCCAAAGAAGAGGGAATATTCAGGAAATTCAAACTCGCCAGGACAGCAAAGTTGTTATAGGATTTGTTCCTTTGGCAGAAATGATG GGATATTCAACTGTGCTTCGAACGCTGACTTCAGGCTCGGCTACTTTTGCCTTAGAATTCTCTACTTATCAAGCCATGAGTCCTCAAGACCAAACTGCTCTGCTCAACCAGAGAAGTGGTTTGGCCCAAGTGCTTTAG
- the Gfm2 gene encoding ribosome-releasing factor 2, mitochondrial isoform X2 has protein sequence MAHIDAGKTTTTERILYYSGYTRSLGDVDDGDTVTDFMAQERERGITIQSAAVTFDWKGYRVNLIDTPGHVDFTLEVERCLRVLDGAVAVFDASAGVEAQTLTVWKQADKHKIPRICFLNKMDKTGASFNYAVESIREKLKAKPLILQLPIGEARTFQGVVDVVNKEKLLWNSNSGDGKDFERKPLLETSDPELLKETIEARNSLIEQVADLDDEFADLVLGEFSDNFDLVPAEKLQTAIHRVTLARAAVPVLCGSALKNKGVQPLLDAITMYLPSPEEREYGFLQWYKGDLCALAFKVLHDKQRGPLVFLRIYSGTLKPQLAIHNINRNCTERMSRLLLPFADQHVEIPSLTAGNIALTVGLKQTATGDTIVSSKSSALAAARRAGRGEKKPGENNEAESLLLAGVEIPEPVFFCTIEPPSVAKQPDLDHALDRLQREDPSLKVRIDPDSGQTVLCGMGELHIEIIHDRIKREYGLETYLGPLQVAYRETILNSVRATDILDRTLGDKRHFVRADLEARPGEAPSSRAVIEYADCVSEDLVQASREAIENAVHSACLQGPLLGSPVQDVAITLHSLMIHPGTSTAMVNACVSRCVQKALKKAEKQVLEPLMSLEVTVTGDYLSPVLADLAQRRGNIQEIQTRQDSKVVIGFVPLAEMMGYSTVLRTLTSGSATFALEFSTYQAMSPQDQTALLNQRSGLAQVL, from the exons ATGGCTCATATTGATGCAGGCAAAACTACTACCACAGAACGAATTCTGTACTATTCTGGATACACAAGATCATTGGGAG ATGTCGATGATGGAGACACGGTGACGGATTTCATGGCTCAAGAGCGAGAAAGAGGCATTACCATCCAGTCAGCAGCTGTGACATTTGACTGGAAAGGGTACAGAGTCAATTTGATTGACACACCAG GTCACGTGGACTTTACCTTGGAGGTTGAACGCTGCTTGAGAGTGTTGGACGGTGCAGTGGCCGTGTTTGATGCCTCCGCGGGTGTAGAG GCCCAGACTCTCACCGTGTGGAAGCAAGCTGACAAACATAAGATACCCCGGATCTGTTTTTTAAACAAGATGGACAAAACTGGAGCAAG TTTTAACTATGCCGTCGAAAGCATCAGGGAGAAGTTAAAGGCAAAGCCTCTGATTCTACAG CTGCCGATTGGTGAAGCCAGAACTTTCCAAGGAGTGGTGGATgtagtaaacaaagaaaaacttctcTGGAATTCTAACTCTGGTGATGGAAAAGACTTTGAGAGAAAACCCCTCTTGGAAACAAGTGATCCGGAATTGCTGAAGGAGACTATTGAAGCAAGGAACTCCTTAATTGAACAA GTTGCGGATTTGGATGATGAATTTGCTGACTTGGTTTTAGGAGAATTTAGTGACAATTTTGATTTGGTACCAGCTGAAAAG CTACAGACCGCAATACACAGAGTGACGCTGGCTCGGGCCGCAGTGCCTGTGCTGTGTGGGAGTGCCTTGAAGAACAAGGGTGTGCAGCCCTTGCTGGATGCCATCACTATGTACTTGCCGTCACCTGAGGAGCGCGAGTATGGCTTTCT GCAGTGGTATAAGGGTGACTTGTGTGCACTGGCATTTAAAGTACTGCACGACAAGCAGCGAGGACCCCTGGTTTTCCTGCGCATTTACTCGGGCACACTGAAGCCCCAGCTGGCCATCCATAACATCAACAGAAACTGCAC GGAGAGAATGAGTCGTCTGCTTTTGCCATTTGCTGACCAGCATGTAGAGATCCCTTCCTTGACTGCTGGTAACATTGCTTTGACGGTTGGTCTTAAACAA ACTGCCACTGGAGACACCATAGTCTCTTCCAAGTCCAGCGCCTTAGCTGCAGCCCGTCGAgcgggaaggggagaaaagaagccCGGGGAAAACAATGAAGCAGAGAGTCTGCTGTTGGCGGGGGTGGAGATCCCAGAACCTGTTTTCTTCTGCACCATAGAACCCCCATCAGTGGCTAAGCAACCAG ATTTGGATCATGCCTTGGACCGCCTTCAGCGTGAAGATCCCAGTTTGAAAGTGAGGATTGATCCTGACTCTGGACAA ACAGTCCTGTGTGGTATGGGGGAGTTACATATTGAGATTATTCATGACCGAATCAAGAGGGAATATGGCCTAGAGACCTATCTAGGGCCTCTGCAGGTGGCATACCGGGAAACCATCTTAAACTCAGTTCGTGCCacag ataTCCTAGACAGGACTTTAGGTGACAAGCGGCATTTTGTGAGAGCAGACCTGGAAGCCCGGCCAGGGGAAGCACCGTCCAGCAGGGCCGTGATTGAGTATGCTGACTGTGTCAGTGAAGACCTAGTGCAGGCCTCCCGAGAGGCCATTGAAAATGCAGTCCACAGTGCATGCCTCCAGG GACCTTTACTTGGATCCCCAGTTCAAGATGTAGCAATAACGTTACATTCATTGATGATTCACCCCGGCACCTCCACAGCTATGGTCAATGCCTGTGTCTCAAGATGTGTCCAGAAG GCCCTGAAGAAAGCTGAGAAGCAGGTGCTGGAGCCGCTGATGAGTCTTGAGGTCACAGTGACTGGAGATTACCTCAGCCCTGTCCTGGCAGACTTGGCCCAAAGAAGAGGGAATATTCAGGAAATTCAAACTCGCCAGGACAGCAAAGTTGTTATAGGATTTGTTCCTTTGGCAGAAATGATG GGATATTCAACTGTGCTTCGAACGCTGACTTCAGGCTCGGCTACTTTTGCCTTAGAATTCTCTACTTATCAAGCCATGAGTCCTCAAGACCAAACTGCTCTGCTCAACCAGAGAAGTGGTTTGGCCCAAGTGCTTTAG